The Kiritimatiellia bacterium genome window below encodes:
- a CDS encoding NADH/ubiquinone/plastoquinone (complex I), protein MIGSELVNHGLLALALVAPLLAAAAPRATIFAALAPLPTIGLAFAEPFEVGFRELLLGARFGVSTVNAPFLLIAGCLWTAATWFARHYMAHDGHANRYHVFHRLAMAGNIGLILAQDLATFYFFFALMSLASYPLVIHDGRTISRRAGRVYLALALLGEVVQFAAFSVIASQAGGWTFPAARSALTESPYRPWLLGMVIAGFGIKAALVPLHVWLPLAHPVAPTPASAVLSGSMIKAGLLGWLNLLPLGGMAAPALGEGLMVAGLLGVFGAALVGVTQRQPKTVLAYSSISQMGLMILAVGIALASPEATRYVLPAVFLYALHHALAKCALFLGVGMAASAPRANIGRIALWIGLAICGLALAGAPLTSGAVAKVFLKAVAAAAPGEWPDRLAWLLPCGAVGTTLLMARFLWTLRAAIDSTPDSHHAASRSIWMPWTALLALVILLPWWFAQALHAEKTAQALSMKYAGTLAVPVVVGALAAMAARYAFSSRAPEIPAGDVLAIPAWAVSRLTSFYRLQRPSLGRGIRAAEEARSLARDGMKGALRGLAGAERYLRTLAVAGFALALLAALTIWRLAP, encoded by the coding sequence ATGATAGGTTCAGAATTGGTCAATCACGGTTTGCTTGCCTTGGCGCTGGTTGCGCCGCTACTGGCCGCGGCCGCGCCGCGAGCGACGATTTTCGCCGCGCTCGCGCCACTCCCCACGATCGGCCTGGCGTTTGCGGAGCCGTTTGAGGTCGGTTTCCGCGAACTCCTGCTGGGGGCGAGATTCGGCGTGAGTACGGTCAACGCCCCCTTTCTGCTGATCGCCGGCTGCCTCTGGACCGCCGCTACGTGGTTCGCGCGGCACTACATGGCGCACGACGGGCACGCGAATCGCTATCATGTGTTCCACCGGCTTGCGATGGCCGGAAATATCGGCCTGATCCTCGCGCAGGACCTTGCCACCTTTTACTTCTTTTTCGCGCTGATGAGCCTCGCGTCGTATCCGCTGGTGATCCACGACGGGCGTACCATTTCGCGTCGGGCCGGTCGCGTGTACCTTGCGCTCGCCCTGCTGGGTGAGGTCGTTCAGTTTGCAGCGTTTTCGGTCATCGCCTCTCAGGCGGGCGGATGGACGTTTCCGGCCGCGCGTTCGGCGTTGACGGAATCGCCCTACCGGCCCTGGTTGCTCGGGATGGTGATCGCGGGATTCGGCATCAAAGCCGCACTTGTACCGCTGCACGTCTGGCTGCCGCTCGCGCATCCGGTCGCGCCGACTCCGGCCAGCGCGGTGTTGAGCGGCTCGATGATTAAGGCCGGCCTTTTGGGTTGGCTGAATCTGCTCCCACTTGGAGGAATGGCGGCACCCGCATTGGGAGAGGGGCTGATGGTTGCCGGCTTATTGGGTGTGTTCGGCGCGGCTCTGGTGGGCGTCACGCAGCGGCAGCCGAAGACGGTACTCGCTTATTCGAGTATCAGCCAAATGGGGCTGATGATCCTCGCAGTAGGAATCGCCCTCGCAAGTCCGGAGGCGACGCGCTACGTCCTACCTGCCGTATTTCTGTATGCGCTTCACCATGCGCTCGCAAAGTGTGCGCTGTTCCTAGGCGTCGGCATGGCCGCGAGCGCTCCCCGCGCCAACATCGGGCGCATCGCGTTATGGATCGGACTGGCGATCTGTGGGCTGGCGCTGGCGGGCGCCCCGCTCACGAGCGGAGCGGTCGCGAAGGTTTTCCTGAAAGCGGTGGCTGCGGCTGCGCCCGGCGAGTGGCCCGATCGCCTTGCCTGGCTGCTGCCCTGCGGAGCCGTGGGCACGACCCTGTTGATGGCGCGGTTCCTCTGGACATTGAGGGCAGCGATCGACTCGACTCCGGATTCCCATCATGCTGCGTCGAGATCTATTTGGATGCCGTGGACGGCCCTGTTGGCTCTGGTCATCCTGCTGCCGTGGTGGTTCGCGCAGGCTCTCCATGCGGAGAAAACCGCGCAGGCGCTCTCGATGAAGTACGCCGGAACGCTCGCTGTGCCTGTGGTGGTTGGCGCCCTGGCCGCGATGGCTGCTCGCTATGCCTTCTCTAGCCGCGCGCCGGAAATTCCTGCGGGCGATGTTCTCGCGATACCTGCGTGGGCGGTCTCCAGGCTGACCAGCTTTTACCGACTTCAGCGGCCTTCGCTGGGCCGTGGAATCCGTGCGGCCGAGGAGGCGCGTTCGCTCGCGCGCGATGGGATGAAGGGAGCGCTCCGCGGATTGGCGGGCGCCGAGCGGTATCTGCGGACTCTCGCCGTGGCCGGTTTTGCCCTCGCCCTGCTCGCGGCCCTGACGATCTGGCGCCTGGCCCCCTGA
- a CDS encoding cation:proton antiporter subunit C, whose product MSTAQLYLSTAVFLLVMGLYGVLVRPHLLRKITALNVMSAGLFLIFVAVAYRGPEAPPDPVPHAMVLTGIVISVSATAFGLLLIRRVLEVTGRAELAVEPEERTAANRQSVTGKRPSPRTEQRDARP is encoded by the coding sequence ATGAGCACTGCTCAGCTTTATCTGTCCACAGCGGTGTTTCTCCTGGTCATGGGCCTCTATGGCGTTCTCGTCCGGCCGCATCTGTTGAGGAAGATCACCGCGCTGAATGTGATGAGCGCCGGCTTGTTTCTGATTTTTGTCGCCGTGGCCTACCGCGGGCCGGAAGCGCCGCCGGACCCCGTGCCCCACGCGATGGTCCTCACGGGCATCGTGATCTCTGTCAGCGCGACCGCGTTCGGGCTGCTGTTGATTCGTCGGGTGCTGGAAGTGACCGGCCGCGCCGAGCTTGCCGTGGAGCCTGAGGAGCGAACTGCGGCGAACAGGCAGAGCGTGACCGGCAAACGCCCCTCCCCTCGAACGGAGCAACGGGACGCGAGGCCATGA
- a CDS encoding Na+/H+ antiporter subunit E has protein sequence MIDRALNSQGSSTSAAWLRRTAIFAALWWILDEGRLSGWWFAPAIIAGALAIAALIPQAPCAWRWRPAGLARFVPYFLRESIRGGWDVARIALRPDMPLDPRLIEYRPRLQHPTARLFFTHVISLLPGTLSADLRRDVIVVHSISGSEEELLDATAGLERRVADLFGEPLAGGDAR, from the coding sequence ATGATCGATCGGGCGCTAAACTCACAAGGTTCGAGCACGTCCGCAGCGTGGTTGCGGCGGACAGCGATCTTTGCTGCGCTGTGGTGGATATTGGACGAGGGTCGGCTCAGTGGCTGGTGGTTTGCGCCGGCCATCATCGCGGGCGCGCTCGCGATAGCGGCCCTCATTCCCCAGGCGCCTTGCGCCTGGCGGTGGCGGCCAGCCGGCTTGGCGCGATTCGTGCCGTATTTCCTCCGAGAGTCTATCCGAGGCGGCTGGGACGTTGCGCGCATTGCTCTGCGGCCTGACATGCCACTGGACCCACGGCTGATCGAGTATCGGCCTCGTCTCCAGCACCCCACCGCTCGGCTCTTCTTCACGCATGTGATCAGCCTGTTGCCCGGCACCCTTTCGGCGGATTTGCGCCGCGACGTCATTGTTGTGCATTCCATCTCCGGTTCCGAAGAGGAGCTCCTCGACGCGACCGCAGGGCTTGAGCGCCGGGTGGCGGACTTGTTCGGCGAACCGCTCGCCGGGGGCGACGCCCGATGA
- the hemB gene encoding porphobilinogen synthase, protein MNALPIRPRRNRTSEAIRALVRETELTPSHLVWPIFVCEGKNRRSPISSMPGCYRMSRDLVVKEARAAFRLGIRAVALFPVIPPKLKDPLATESVNPDGLLQQTVRALKQAVPELCVITDVAMDPYSSEGHDGYVDEKGRIDNDTTLDILAEMAVAQARAGADMVAPSDMMDGRVGRIRSALDQAGFSSVGILSYAAKYCSSFYGPFRDALDSAPRFGDKKTYQMDPANAREALREVLLDVAEGADIVMVKPALPYLDVIRAVREAVHLPVAAYQVSGEYSMIMAAARRGWLQEEACIVESLTAIRRAGADIIFTYFAPVAARLLQGPRKASAS, encoded by the coding sequence ATGAATGCGTTGCCTATCCGCCCCCGCCGCAACCGGACGAGCGAGGCGATCCGCGCGTTGGTGCGTGAAACGGAACTCACACCCTCGCATCTGGTGTGGCCTATTTTCGTATGCGAGGGGAAAAATCGCCGTTCGCCAATCTCGTCCATGCCGGGGTGTTACCGAATGAGCCGCGACCTCGTCGTGAAGGAGGCCCGCGCCGCGTTCCGCCTCGGCATTCGCGCCGTCGCGCTGTTTCCGGTGATTCCGCCCAAACTCAAGGACCCTCTGGCGACCGAGTCGGTCAACCCGGACGGGCTCCTTCAACAAACGGTGCGCGCATTAAAGCAGGCGGTCCCTGAACTGTGTGTGATCACCGATGTGGCGATGGATCCCTATTCCAGCGAAGGCCACGATGGGTATGTGGATGAGAAGGGCCGCATCGATAACGACACCACGCTCGACATCCTTGCCGAGATGGCCGTTGCGCAGGCGCGCGCAGGTGCGGACATGGTGGCGCCGAGCGACATGATGGACGGGCGGGTGGGGCGGATCCGCTCCGCGTTGGACCAGGCGGGCTTCTCGTCGGTTGGGATTTTGTCCTATGCGGCGAAATATTGTTCGTCGTTTTACGGTCCCTTTCGCGACGCGCTCGATTCCGCTCCAAGATTCGGCGACAAGAAGACCTATCAGATGGATCCGGCGAACGCGCGCGAGGCTCTCCGCGAAGTGTTGCTCGATGTCGCCGAGGGCGCCGACATCGTGATGGTCAAACCGGCATTGCCCTATCTGGACGTCATTCGCGCCGTGCGGGAAGCGGTCCACCTGCCAGTGGCTGCCTACCAGGTGAGCGGAGAATATTCGATGATCATGGCCGCCGCCCGTCGCGGGTGGCTGCAGGAAGAGGCCTGCATCGTGGAATCGCTCACGGCGATTCGGCGCGCGGGGGCCGACATCATTTTCACGTATTTTGCGCCAGTTGCAGCACGGCTCCTGCAGGGACCCCGAAAGGCGTCCGCAAGTTGA
- a CDS encoding sodium:proton antiporter produces MSASRAYAPLPIRIALALGLLPLLAALLHAVGSIPPRPPDLSAALMARMPESGVEHPLTAVLLNFRGYDTLLEMTVLWLAALGALSLASGPSARRRRPHAALVGLIRILAPALVMSAGYILWAGGFRPGGAFQAGSVLGAGLVLASLSGIVAVQPGVALSAGLALGTTVFAGVAAWSWALTGELLHFPAATDKWAILAIESASALSIALILLALFDRLTASADPAESSRGGEMPKAIDGEASGR; encoded by the coding sequence ATGTCCGCCTCGCGCGCCTACGCGCCCCTGCCCATCCGGATTGCCCTGGCGCTGGGACTTCTCCCGCTGTTGGCCGCACTACTTCACGCCGTAGGGTCCATTCCACCCCGGCCGCCCGATCTGTCGGCGGCGTTGATGGCGCGGATGCCCGAAAGCGGCGTCGAACACCCGTTGACGGCGGTTCTGCTCAATTTCCGCGGATATGACACGCTGCTGGAAATGACGGTGCTGTGGTTGGCGGCGCTGGGCGCCCTATCGCTCGCCTCCGGCCCCTCGGCCCGCCGCCGAAGGCCGCATGCCGCTCTGGTCGGTCTGATCAGGATTTTGGCGCCCGCGCTCGTCATGAGCGCCGGCTACATCCTATGGGCGGGGGGCTTTCGCCCCGGTGGCGCCTTCCAGGCCGGATCGGTTCTTGGGGCCGGCCTCGTGCTCGCTTCGTTGAGCGGAATAGTTGCCGTCCAGCCGGGCGTGGCGTTGAGTGCGGGCCTCGCGCTGGGCACGACCGTGTTCGCCGGTGTGGCGGCATGGTCGTGGGCGTTGACCGGCGAGCTGCTGCATTTCCCGGCCGCTACGGACAAGTGGGCCATTCTCGCGATTGAGAGCGCGAGCGCGCTGTCAATCGCGTTGATCCTCCTCGCGCTTTTCGATCGCTTGACCGCCTCGGCGGACCCGGCCGAATCCAGCCGTGGCGGGGAGATGCCAAAGGCCATAGACGGGGAGGCGTCCGGACGATGA
- a CDS encoding heavy metal translocating P-type ATPase, whose translation MNAGICPVRQLADKISEREDIRAVFLDARAKKISIARLPGPERGSAQSEVRAIAGDLEPDQIARCAQPPWKGSCERCGLGPPPAPPKGIRLVYLPDRGLLIERESCATAPRFWRWSQFPWVRVQPLATESIGTHPWKLPMALAVACGLCTLAGWWVERIDPDRAWLARLFYAAGYVAGGWDAAVDTLALLRKRVLDIHFLMLAVAAGAAAIGHWWEGGVLLFLFSISGALEDLAQQRTERAISSLFKEAPKTATVLENGAEREIPVDDLRPGMLLAIRPGDVVPVDAQVVHGRSAADESNLTGESTPVDKEPGDTVFAGTINLWGRMDCRVLRPAAESALAKIIRMIQEARESKAPAQRFTDRFGSGYTISVLVVCTAMFLIWHWAAALPWQQAFYRAMTLLVVASPCALAISIPSAVLAGIAAGARRGILFRGGAALEKLASIRRVAMDKTGTLTSGTLRVVSVEPCGKTDVREALRGAAALASHANHPVSSAIHRHALDAQLELPPVDGFRALAGSGVMGVIEGREARLGQRRLMGTWASAYPVPPIGMTESFFEWGEIRARFLLQDEIRRASKPLLERLRQHGLAVAMLTGDRPEAARAVADEVGLSEVHAGLAPEDKVRRIREWSERGERPAMIGDGVNDAPSLAAAYVGVAMGMRGADAALEQADVVLMKDRLDRFAVAYELSRAANRIIKQNLAISLGSVVLLSMAAFAGVIPLTVGVIGHEGSTLLVVLNSLRLLFVHLPSDRDHAA comes from the coding sequence GTGAATGCAGGGATTTGTCCCGTCCGGCAACTGGCGGACAAAATTTCAGAGCGCGAGGATATTCGCGCGGTCTTTCTCGACGCCCGCGCGAAGAAAATCTCAATCGCGCGATTGCCGGGTCCCGAACGCGGCTCCGCGCAAAGCGAGGTCCGGGCCATCGCCGGGGATCTGGAGCCGGACCAGATTGCTCGTTGCGCGCAGCCCCCATGGAAAGGCTCGTGCGAGCGTTGTGGTCTGGGACCGCCCCCGGCGCCGCCAAAGGGCATCCGACTGGTTTACCTCCCAGACCGAGGTTTGCTGATCGAGCGCGAATCTTGCGCCACGGCGCCGAGATTCTGGCGATGGAGCCAGTTTCCCTGGGTCCGCGTGCAACCTCTCGCGACCGAATCGATCGGCACCCATCCCTGGAAGCTGCCGATGGCGCTGGCGGTTGCCTGCGGCTTGTGCACATTGGCCGGTTGGTGGGTGGAACGGATCGACCCGGATCGCGCATGGCTTGCGCGGCTCTTCTATGCAGCAGGCTACGTGGCCGGCGGCTGGGACGCGGCGGTCGACACCCTGGCACTGCTGCGAAAGCGAGTGCTCGACATCCATTTCCTTATGCTCGCTGTTGCCGCCGGAGCGGCGGCCATCGGCCACTGGTGGGAGGGAGGCGTGCTGCTCTTCCTCTTTTCGATCAGCGGCGCGCTGGAGGACCTCGCGCAGCAACGGACGGAGCGGGCGATCAGCAGCCTTTTCAAGGAGGCGCCGAAGACCGCCACGGTCCTTGAAAACGGCGCCGAGCGCGAGATTCCGGTCGATGACCTACGGCCCGGAATGCTGCTTGCCATCCGGCCGGGCGACGTGGTGCCGGTGGATGCCCAGGTGGTCCACGGTCGTTCAGCGGCCGATGAATCGAATCTCACCGGCGAATCGACGCCAGTGGACAAGGAGCCCGGCGACACGGTGTTTGCTGGAACCATCAATTTGTGGGGCCGGATGGACTGCCGCGTTCTCCGCCCGGCTGCTGAAAGCGCGCTGGCCAAAATCATCCGAATGATCCAGGAGGCGCGCGAATCCAAGGCGCCGGCCCAGCGGTTTACCGACCGATTCGGCAGCGGCTACACCATCTCGGTTCTGGTTGTTTGCACCGCGATGTTTCTGATTTGGCACTGGGCAGCGGCGCTGCCCTGGCAACAGGCCTTTTATCGGGCGATGACCCTGCTGGTGGTCGCCTCGCCCTGCGCGCTGGCGATTTCGATTCCTTCCGCTGTGTTGGCGGGCATCGCCGCAGGGGCGCGGCGGGGCATCCTGTTCCGCGGCGGGGCCGCGCTTGAGAAACTTGCCAGCATCCGCCGCGTCGCGATGGACAAGACCGGTACGCTCACCAGCGGAACCCTGCGGGTGGTGTCCGTTGAACCCTGTGGGAAAACAGACGTGCGGGAGGCGTTGCGTGGCGCGGCCGCGCTGGCCTCCCACGCGAACCACCCGGTTTCCTCCGCCATTCATCGGCACGCGCTCGATGCGCAACTCGAGCTGCCGCCGGTCGACGGATTCCGAGCTCTAGCGGGCAGCGGCGTGATGGGGGTCATCGAAGGCCGTGAGGCGCGACTGGGGCAGCGCCGTCTGATGGGGACTTGGGCCTCCGCCTATCCGGTACCGCCCATCGGCATGACGGAATCGTTTTTCGAGTGGGGCGAGATCCGGGCGCGCTTCCTGCTGCAGGATGAGATTCGACGCGCCAGCAAACCGCTCCTGGAACGCCTCCGCCAGCATGGCCTCGCGGTCGCCATGTTGACGGGCGACCGCCCCGAGGCCGCCCGGGCGGTGGCCGATGAGGTGGGGCTCAGCGAGGTCCACGCGGGCCTCGCGCCCGAGGACAAGGTGCGGCGGATTCGCGAATGGTCCGAACGTGGCGAACGCCCTGCGATGATTGGCGACGGTGTCAATGACGCGCCCAGCCTTGCGGCGGCCTACGTGGGCGTCGCCATGGGCATGCGCGGCGCCGACGCCGCGCTCGAACAGGCGGATGTGGTGCTGATGAAGGACCGACTCGACCGGTTTGCCGTCGCCTACGAACTGAGTCGGGCAGCCAACCGCATCATCAAACAAAATTTGGCGATCTCGCTGGGCTCCGTGGTCTTGCTCTCCATGGCGGCCTTTGCTGGGGTGATTCCACTGACCGTCGGAGTCATCGGCCACGAGGGCAGCACGCTACTCGTGGTCCTCAACAGCCTTCGCCTGCTGTTTGTGCACCTGCCCTCGGACCGAGACCACGCCGCGTGA
- the mnhG gene encoding monovalent cation/H(+) antiporter subunit G: MTALELVAAALMAVGGFFFFAGTVGFLRFPDFYTRLHALTKADNLGFGLTGAGLALLSESWVVAAKILLIWILLLISASACSLLIARGALRNGIKPWRKP; encoded by the coding sequence ATGACAGCGCTTGAACTGGTCGCGGCAGCCCTCATGGCAGTAGGCGGATTCTTCTTTTTCGCTGGTACCGTTGGGTTTCTCCGGTTTCCGGACTTTTACACGCGGCTCCACGCGCTCACGAAGGCGGACAATCTCGGCTTCGGACTAACCGGAGCTGGCCTGGCTCTGCTATCCGAATCGTGGGTGGTGGCGGCGAAAATCTTGTTGATCTGGATCCTTCTGCTGATCAGTGCGTCGGCCTGCAGCCTGCTAATCGCCCGCGGCGCGCTGCGGAACGGCATCAAGCCGTGGAGAAAGCCATGA
- a CDS encoding monovalent cation/H+ antiporter complex subunit F, protein MTAFGYGLCLFLLANLAAGLLVVFRGRVEPIWMLGIQIFGTTGTAILLLLAELQQQPPLRDVALICALLAAVTLVGYAQRIWARPAGDEEEP, encoded by the coding sequence ATGACGGCGTTCGGCTACGGCCTCTGCCTGTTTCTCCTCGCCAATCTGGCCGCGGGGCTCTTGGTCGTGTTCCGTGGGCGCGTGGAGCCGATCTGGATGTTGGGCATCCAGATCTTTGGAACAACCGGCACCGCAATCCTGTTGCTGCTGGCCGAACTGCAGCAGCAGCCGCCTTTGCGCGACGTGGCGCTTATCTGCGCCTTGCTGGCCGCTGTGACGCTCGTCGGTTATGCGCAGCGAATCTGGGCTCGCCCCGCCGGCGACGAGGAGGAGCCATGA
- a CDS encoding DUF4040 domain-containing protein, whose product MTFPWIFDLLLCALLVGLAARALFSRTLFQGVMFFVVFGLVMALAWARLRAPDIALAEAALGAGITGALLFSAVRALRDRGDEEEC is encoded by the coding sequence ATGACGTTTCCCTGGATTTTCGATTTGCTGCTTTGCGCGCTGCTGGTCGGACTGGCTGCGCGGGCGCTGTTCAGCCGGACCCTCTTCCAAGGCGTCATGTTCTTTGTGGTGTTCGGCTTGGTCATGGCGCTTGCCTGGGCGAGATTGCGCGCGCCGGATATCGCGCTGGCAGAGGCTGCCCTCGGGGCAGGGATCACCGGAGCGCTGTTGTTCAGTGCGGTGCGCGCGTTGCGGGACCGCGGCGACGAGGAGGAGTGCTAA
- a CDS encoding monovalent cation/H+ antiporter subunit D family protein, which produces MTSFDSLLPLLVLMTSLVTAVIIFALGEDRIRARTFVNLLGAVAKLALVGYMIWGLSQGRLFETRWPFMPQLDFVLRADSMTILFSTLSAGLWLLTTIYAIGYLEGSPNRRRFFGYFSLCVTSTMGISLAGNLITFFVFYELLTLTTYPLVVHRGTEKAVRAGSMYLRYTLAGSASMLAGMLWLYVIAGPFDFRAAGVLAPLGDSHRPQLIAIFALLVGGLGVKAAIVPLHKWLPTAMVAPAPVSALLHAVAVVKAGAFGIVRVVYDVYGAELARDLGVLTPLAAFAAITILYGSLRALAQDDFKRRLAFSTVSQVSYITLGVSLFGPMATMGGLVHLVHQGIMKITMFFAAGNAAEALGVHKISELDGVGRRLPGTMASFTIAALGMIGVPPLAGFVSKWYLGWGAAEAGQYWALGVLAASSLLNAAYFLPILYRAWFKPQRHPWPHEHPHSGRLEISWWLLFPPVATAALVLIAGLFAGHPFSPLSWVQIITRQEYPAPGLSD; this is translated from the coding sequence ATGACCTCCTTCGACTCCCTGCTGCCTCTGCTGGTGCTGATGACCTCATTGGTCACCGCAGTGATCATTTTCGCGCTCGGGGAGGACCGAATTCGCGCGCGTACGTTCGTGAACCTGCTGGGCGCGGTCGCGAAGCTGGCGCTCGTGGGCTACATGATCTGGGGCTTATCGCAGGGCCGCCTGTTCGAAACGCGCTGGCCGTTCATGCCACAGCTCGATTTTGTGCTCCGCGCCGACAGCATGACGATCCTGTTTTCAACGCTCTCCGCGGGGCTTTGGTTGCTGACGACGATTTACGCGATCGGCTACCTCGAAGGTTCGCCGAACCGGCGGCGTTTTTTCGGCTATTTTTCACTTTGCGTGACGTCGACGATGGGCATCTCGCTCGCCGGCAATCTGATCACGTTCTTCGTGTTCTATGAGCTGCTCACGCTGACGACCTACCCGCTGGTGGTGCATCGCGGCACCGAGAAGGCCGTGCGGGCGGGATCGATGTATTTGCGGTATACCCTTGCCGGCAGCGCGTCGATGCTGGCGGGCATGCTGTGGCTCTATGTAATCGCCGGACCGTTTGATTTTCGCGCCGCGGGCGTGCTCGCCCCGCTCGGGGACTCGCACAGGCCCCAACTAATCGCCATCTTTGCCCTACTGGTCGGCGGGCTCGGCGTCAAGGCGGCCATCGTTCCTCTGCACAAATGGTTGCCGACCGCGATGGTCGCGCCCGCGCCAGTCAGCGCGCTGCTCCATGCGGTGGCCGTCGTCAAGGCGGGCGCGTTCGGTATTGTGCGCGTGGTCTACGATGTCTATGGCGCGGAACTGGCGCGCGACCTCGGCGTGCTGACGCCACTCGCCGCCTTTGCGGCCATCACCATCCTCTATGGATCCCTCCGCGCGCTCGCGCAGGACGATTTCAAACGACGACTCGCCTTTTCCACGGTGAGCCAGGTTTCCTACATCACGCTCGGGGTGAGCCTGTTCGGGCCGATGGCAACCATGGGCGGTCTTGTGCATCTCGTCCACCAGGGGATCATGAAAATTACGATGTTTTTCGCCGCGGGCAACGCGGCAGAGGCGCTGGGTGTACACAAGATTAGCGAGCTTGACGGGGTGGGGCGCCGTTTGCCCGGCACGATGGCTTCGTTCACGATTGCCGCCCTCGGCATGATCGGCGTGCCGCCGCTGGCGGGCTTTGTGAGTAAGTGGTACCTCGGCTGGGGAGCGGCCGAGGCCGGACAGTATTGGGCGCTCGGCGTTCTGGCCGCCAGCAGCCTTCTGAACGCGGCGTATTTCCTCCCCATCCTCTACCGCGCCTGGTTCAAGCCACAGCGGCACCCGTGGCCGCATGAGCATCCCCACTCTGGCCGACTCGAAATCTCGTGGTGGTTGCTATTCCCACCGGTGGCGACGGCGGCGCTCGTGCTGATCGCGGGACTTTTTGCCGGCCACCCCTTCAGCCCGTTGAGCTGGGTGCAGATCATCACCCGCCAGGAGTACCCGGCCCCCGGGCTGTCTGATTAG
- a CDS encoding oxidoreductase, protein MNETLRNDAWLAAPILLPLLTALIASLLPDRARVRASLAGATATFVASAAVIAGVVRGGPGRHHLGGWGAPLGIDLYADGLTALMLAMTAVLGAAISVYATGYFHTARERRCFWPLWFVLWTGLNALFLTADLFNFYVTLEVVGLSAVALVAMEGGPLALTAAARYLFVAMMGSLVYMGGVALIYSQYGVLDLTLLHGRLGVGPVGRAALALMVVGLLAKTAVFPLHLWLPPAHSSAPAPVSAALSGLVVKGSFYILLRTSFSSFADSALAAIGPFLGVLGGLAVLWGSLQALTQDRLKLMVAYSTVAQIGYLFLLFPVAMPGAGDAAWQSKAYIAGIFHALSHAAAKGAMFMAAGAILHAVGRDDKNSLRGLGEKLPVATSAFAVAGVSIMALPPSGGFIAKWMMLVAAVRTGQWWWAPLMIGGGLLAAAYIFRMVKFMFFQPPASAAELHPIPRRLEFTALALALTALALGLASVYPLAVAAIGAPFPSNWFTESF, encoded by the coding sequence ATGAACGAGACCCTCCGCAACGATGCGTGGCTGGCTGCGCCGATCCTCCTGCCGCTTCTTACGGCGCTGATCGCGTCGCTCCTGCCGGATCGCGCGCGCGTGCGGGCCTCGCTGGCCGGCGCGACGGCCACCTTTGTCGCCTCCGCGGCCGTCATCGCAGGGGTCGTACGCGGCGGTCCCGGACGCCACCATCTCGGCGGATGGGGCGCTCCACTGGGAATTGATCTGTATGCGGACGGCCTCACCGCGCTGATGCTCGCGATGACCGCGGTCCTCGGCGCAGCGATCAGTGTGTACGCGACGGGCTATTTTCATACCGCGCGTGAGCGTCGCTGTTTCTGGCCGCTGTGGTTCGTACTCTGGACGGGATTGAATGCGCTCTTCCTGACAGCCGATTTGTTCAATTTCTATGTCACGCTCGAGGTGGTCGGCCTGTCTGCGGTCGCCCTTGTCGCGATGGAGGGCGGACCGCTCGCGCTGACCGCTGCGGCGCGCTACCTGTTCGTCGCGATGATGGGGTCGCTCGTCTATATGGGGGGCGTTGCCCTGATTTATTCCCAATACGGAGTACTCGACCTTACCCTGCTGCACGGGCGGCTGGGGGTGGGTCCGGTGGGCCGGGCCGCGCTCGCGCTGATGGTCGTTGGCCTGCTCGCAAAAACCGCGGTGTTTCCTCTTCATCTGTGGCTGCCGCCCGCCCATTCGAGCGCGCCGGCGCCGGTGAGCGCCGCGCTCTCCGGCCTCGTCGTGAAGGGCTCCTTTTACATCCTGCTCCGCACCTCGTTCAGCTCGTTTGCGGACAGCGCGCTCGCTGCGATCGGCCCGTTCCTCGGCGTGCTCGGCGGGTTGGCTGTCCTCTGGGGCTCGCTCCAGGCGCTTACGCAAGATCGTCTGAAACTGATGGTGGCCTACTCGACCGTCGCCCAAATCGGCTACCTTTTCTTGTTGTTTCCGGTCGCCATGCCCGGTGCGGGCGACGCCGCGTGGCAGTCCAAGGCCTACATCGCCGGCATCTTCCACGCCCTCTCGCACGCGGCGGCCAAGGGCGCGATGTTCATGGCCGCCGGCGCAATTCTCCACGCGGTCGGACGCGACGACAAAAATTCGCTGCGCGGTTTGGGTGAAAAGCTGCCCGTCGCCACCAGCGCGTTCGCGGTGGCGGGTGTCTCGATCATGGCCCTGCCGCCCAGCGGAGGCTTCATCGCCAAATGGATGATGCTCGTCGCTGCGGTGCGCACAGGCCAATGGTGGTGGGCGCCGTTGATGATCGGCGGCGGCCTGCTCGCGGCCGCCTACATCTTCCGCATGGTGAAATTCATGTTTTTCCAACCGCCGGCGAGCGCCGCAGAGCTTCATCCGATCCCGCGGCGGTTGGAATTCACCGCGCTCGCCCTCGCGCTGACCGCTCTGGCGCTCGGCCTCGCTTCGGTGTATCCCCTCGCCGTCGCCGCCATCGGCGCGCCTTTTCCGTCCAACTGGTTCACGGAGTCCTTCTAA